The genomic region AGGTGCGGGCACGTGGGTTCGAGGACGAGGGGTCGGAAGCCCTGCTGGCGATAGTCGAACGGGCGAGTGCTCATGAGTGAACCTCCGTCAGCCGACCGGCGGCGCGGAGCGCTGCGCGGTGGACCGCCACGGGGAGGAGCCGGAGTTTGTAGGCGTTGTCGGAGAGCGGGTTCGCGCCCTGGACGCAGAGCGAGGCCGCCTTTCGCAGACCGGCGTCGTCGGTGACCTTGAGGCCGGCGAACGCCCTGGCAACGGCGGGGAGTTCCCACGGTATGGGCGCGACGGCGCCGGCCCAGACGCGTGCCGAGGTGATGGTCTCGCCGCTCAGGTCGAGCGTCACGAAGGCCATGACCAGCGGCCAGTCGAACGACTGCTTCTCCTTGACGGCGTAGAAGCCGCTGGCGGGCGCCGGGGAGAGCGTCAGGTGCGTGACTACCTCGCCGGGGTTGAGGTTGTGCTCGCTGCGGATTCCCCTCTCGGGCAGGTGGTAGAGGTCCTTCACCGGGAGCGATGACCGCTCCGATCCGACGAGATGGACCGTGCCGTTCGTGGCCGACAACGCCAGGGCCAGGTTTGATGGGTGGACGATGTAGCAGGGTCCGTCGCCGAAGATGGCGTGGAACTTGTTCTCGCCCTCCTTCGCGAAGCAGGTGCTGCCGCCCTTCTTGAGGCAGTCGAACTGGGCGTTGCGGTAGTACCAGCAACGTGGACGCTGGAGGAGGTTTCCCGCGGCGGTCGCGGTGTTGCGGACCTGGGGCGTGGCGGCCCACTCGATGGCCTGGCACAGGCCCGGGGCCTTGTCGCGGAGCAGTGCCGAGGCGGCCAGGTCGCTCAGCGTCGAGCCGGCCTCGATCCTGATGACCGTCGCGCCGCCTTCGCCTGGGGCCTCGCTGACCGGCCCCTTCGCGCCGTCCTGCCGGAGCCGCTTGATATCAATAACCAGGTCGGGCTCGATGAGCCCTTCCTTGAGGTGGTCGACGATGTCCATGCCGCCGGCCTTGAGGACCGGGAGCGAGTACTTCGTGCTCTTGGCGAGCGCCGCGGCCTCGGTGTACGTCGCCGGCTGTGCATACGCGAAGCGGTTCATGACGTCGCTCCCTGTCCGACGGCGGCGAGCACCTTGTCGGGCGTGATCGGCAGGTCGCGGACCGGTGACCCGATGGCGTTGAAGACGGCGCACGCCATGGCTCCCGCGGTGGGGACCACCGGCGGCTCGCCCATCGGGCCGAAGGTTGTCTGCTTGCTCGGCCAGAGGATGGGCTCGATGTGGGGCATGTCGTTGGGGCCGAGGATCTTGTACATCTCGAGGTTGGCGTTGACCATCGCTCCGTTGTTGCGATCCAGCACGCGGTTCTCGAAGAGCGCGAAGGAGAGCCCCTGGATTACCGCGCCGATGATCTGGCTCTCCGCGGTCTTGCGGCAGACCGCCTTGCCGCAGGCCTGGATCGCGATGACGCGGTTCAGGCGGATCACGCCCGTCTCCGCATCGACCTCAAGGTCGACCAGCTGCACGCCGTTGGTGGAGCCGCGGGCCCGCATCTTCTTGGCTTCTTCGGAGTCCGAAGCGCCGCGACCGAGAATGCCATCGGGGCCGATCCGGGTGCAGGCCTCGTGCCAGGTCATGAGTTTCTCGCCGCGGCGGAGGATCAGGCCGTTGCTCACGCTGAGTTCCGCGGGGTCGGCGGCGGAGAGGTTGGCGACGATCTGCAGGAGCTGGGCCCTGGCGTCAGTCGCCGCGACGTACATCGCCGGGGCGAGGTTGGGCATCGTCACGGATCCGCCGGAGGCGGGACCGGGCGGCAGGCCGGAGCGACCGATCGCGACGCTGACGAGGTCGAGCGGGATGCCAAGGCCGTCCGCGGCCATGACACCGGCGCCGGTGCGGGTACCTGTTCCGATGTCCTGGGTGCCGGTGCGGGCCTCCACGGAGCCGTCGGGATTGATGAACACCTCGGCCCCGACCTTGGCGGGGCTCTTGTGCCAGGAGGTCACGGCGAGCCCGAAGCCGCGCCGGAGCGGGCCGGTCTGCGAACCGGTGGGCCGGCGGTCCTTCCAGGAGATGAGGTCGGCGCCGAGTTTCATCATCTCGCGCCGCTCGGCGTCCTGATCGAGGTTCATGCGGTAGTCGAGCGCATCGAGGCCGCAGGCGGTCGCGATCTCCTCGAGCATCAGTTCCTCGACGAACGAGGCCTGGGGCTGGCCGGGGGCGCGGGTGGGCCTGGGCGGCCCGGCGTTGGTCTTGACGTTCTTGTGCTGCTGCTGGAGTTCGATCGGGTATCGGCCCGTCGGGACGCCGACGCCCCCGCCCTGCCCGGCCACTCCGGTTCCGCCCCACGAACGGACAGTGCCGCCGACGACGGTGCCGTCGTTCTTGAAGCCGACCTTCACCGACACGCGGCAGTTCGGGCGGTTGCCCGTGTCGAGGTGTTCCTCGCGCCGGTCAACAAAGAGGTACGTCGGCCGCTTGTGCTTCGCGGCGACCTTGGCGGCGGTCACGCCCTCCTTGCCGGCGCCAAAGAGCTTGGACCCGAAGCCGCCGCCGACAAACTCGCAGACGAGCTGGTACTTCGAGCGGGGCAGGCCCAGAGCGTCGTCGAGCCCATCGCGGGCCGAGAAGGTGCCCTGCGTCGAGGAGAAGACGGTGGCGGAGTCGCCGCGGTAATCCACCGAGGCTCCGTGGGTCTCCAGGCAGGCGTGCGTCTGCACCTCCGTGGTGTACACGGCGTTCAGGACCTTGTCCGCGCCATCGAAGTCGGCCGGCGTCGCGGGCTCGTCGGCGGTGTCGATCGAATCGGTGATGCGGGTCTGGACGGGCCCGAGTTTCCACTTGGCGTTCAGCGCGCGGGCGGCGCGCCGGATCGCGGCGGGCGACTCGCCGACGAGGTAACCGATGGTCGCGCCGTCGTACTGGCCGGACTTGCCCGAGAGGACCACCTCGATGATGCCCGGGGTCTTCTCCGCGGCGGCCTGGTCGATGGAGGCCAGATCCGCGTTGCCCCAGGGGCAGCGGATGAACTTCACGAACAGGCTGTTGGGGACGTACACATCGCGCCCGTACTTGGCCCGGCCGGTGACCTTGGCGGGGCCGTCGAGTCGCGAGGCCTGGTCGCTGACCGCGGAGCCGAGGTTCATCGGCCGATTCGTGGTCGGCATGATCGGGGAGATGGTCGGTTCGGCGGTCATGCGTCAGGCCCCCTTTGAATCGATGACCGGCTGTTGACCGGACGCGACGAGCACGGCGTTGAAGACGTTCGTGTAGGTGCCGCAGCGGCAGATGTTGCCGGAGAGACCGCTGCGGATCTGGGCCAGCGTGGGCTTGGGGTTGGCGTTGAGCAGTGCCCGCGACGCCATGACCAGCCCGGGCGTGCAGTAGCCGCACTGGAGGGCGTCGTGCTGGATGAACGCGGCCTGCACGGGATCCAGCGTGCCCCCTTTGGCGAGGCCCTCGATCGTCGTGACCTCGGAGCCGACGGCGTCGAGGGCCAGCATCATGCACGCAACGGTGAGTTTGCCGTCGACCAGTACGGAGCAGCCGCCGCAGGATCCGCGGTCGCAGATCTCCTTGGAGCCCGTGAGGCCGAGATTAAGCCGCAGGGCCTCGAGCAGGGTGGTCGCCGGCTCGATGGTGGTTTCCATCGGGTTTCCGTTGATCCGCAGCGTCACCTGTACCGGGTCCGGGCCGAGGACCTTGGGGCCGTCCTTGGTGCGGCCGGCGGCGAGCCTGGTGCGTGCCGCCTCCGCCGCGGAGGTCAGCGACGCCGCGGCGGCC from Phycisphaeraceae bacterium harbors:
- a CDS encoding FAD binding domain-containing protein → MNRFAYAQPATYTEAAALAKSTKYSLPVLKAGGMDIVDHLKEGLIEPDLVIDIKRLRQDGAKGPVSEAPGEGGATVIRIEAGSTLSDLAASALLRDKAPGLCQAIEWAATPQVRNTATAAGNLLQRPRCWYYRNAQFDCLKKGGSTCFAKEGENKFHAIFGDGPCYIVHPSNLALALSATNGTVHLVGSERSSLPVKDLYHLPERGIRSEHNLNPGEVVTHLTLSPAPASGFYAVKEKQSFDWPLVMAFVTLDLSGETITSARVWAGAVAPIPWELPAVARAFAGLKVTDDAGLRKAASLCVQGANPLSDNAYKLRLLPVAVHRAALRAAGRLTEVHS
- a CDS encoding xanthine dehydrogenase family protein molybdopterin-binding subunit; the protein is MTAEPTISPIMPTTNRPMNLGSAVSDQASRLDGPAKVTGRAKYGRDVYVPNSLFVKFIRCPWGNADLASIDQAAAEKTPGIIEVVLSGKSGQYDGATIGYLVGESPAAIRRAARALNAKWKLGPVQTRITDSIDTADEPATPADFDGADKVLNAVYTTEVQTHACLETHGASVDYRGDSATVFSSTQGTFSARDGLDDALGLPRSKYQLVCEFVGGGFGSKLFGAGKEGVTAAKVAAKHKRPTYLFVDRREEHLDTGNRPNCRVSVKVGFKNDGTVVGGTVRSWGGTGVAGQGGGVGVPTGRYPIELQQQHKNVKTNAGPPRPTRAPGQPQASFVEELMLEEIATACGLDALDYRMNLDQDAERREMMKLGADLISWKDRRPTGSQTGPLRRGFGLAVTSWHKSPAKVGAEVFINPDGSVEARTGTQDIGTGTRTGAGVMAADGLGIPLDLVSVAIGRSGLPPGPASGGSVTMPNLAPAMYVAATDARAQLLQIVANLSAADPAELSVSNGLILRRGEKLMTWHEACTRIGPDGILGRGASDSEEAKKMRARGSTNGVQLVDLEVDAETGVIRLNRVIAIQACGKAVCRKTAESQIIGAVIQGLSFALFENRVLDRNNGAMVNANLEMYKILGPNDMPHIEPILWPSKQTTFGPMGEPPVVPTAGAMACAVFNAIGSPVRDLPITPDKVLAAVGQGATS
- a CDS encoding (2Fe-2S)-binding protein, which translates into the protein MDDPTPNPPRDTAPHAGVSRRSFIATLGASAAAASLTSAAEAARTRLAAGRTKDGPKVLGPDPVQVTLRINGNPMETTIEPATTLLEALRLNLGLTGSKEICDRGSCGGCSVLVDGKLTVACMMLALDAVGSEVTTIEGLAKGGTLDPVQAAFIQHDALQCGYCTPGLVMASRALLNANPKPTLAQIRSGLSGNICRCGTYTNVFNAVLVASGQQPVIDSKGA